One region of Acidovorax sp. T1 genomic DNA includes:
- a CDS encoding putative bifunctional diguanylate cyclase/phosphodiesterase, which yields MDFLAPGDEGAQAPWVHARWQPFFEMLPLALMEFQLEGVRLVLVAANAAARRMPGLGAVRGPGTDAAEVFDPLQRTGIVAQLCAVARVGVPLECRPIVREPGRPVLAWELSARRVASVGSNSIMVTVHDVSEAENLRAALAASERALQDARRELHEQSDVFNTMESLARTGHWRQIEDPGETVLLWSPGLCDISGFERQEWVGLERALSGILPEDRQVFEQARKQGAGTNVEYRWRRPDGEIRWMRSRMRHARAGDGVRVEMGVVQDVTDERRAAERLREQLLFIQRIASRIPGFIYEYRLHTDGVSRMQYISDAVREFMGVNPEDVVRDHEVLMRSMLPQDAALVRQAVAASLPNLVPLQCEYRVAMPDGSVRWHITNAIPHREADGSVVCHGFTMDITDRKRAEQEIERLAFYDALTGLPNRRLLLDRLQRAVAGSARTRQLGALLFIDLDNFKYLNDTLGHDMGDQLLSQVAARLAACVRETDTVARFGGDEFVVMLETLRPGLSEATSHAEAVAEKLLASLNQPFDLGGQQHYSTPSIGITLFGDERLSVDELLKRADLAMYQAKAAGRNTQRFFDLDMQAAVNARSNLEADLRQGLARGELRVHYQPVVDHHARLVGVEALVRWCHPVRGMVGPAEFIPLAEQTGLILPLGQFVLQTACAQLQRWGEHEGTRHLSIAVNVSARQFRQPGFVSGVLQTLADCGANPARLKLELTESLLLGDIEDTIARMEQLQREGVGFSLDDFGTGYSSLGYLKRLPIDQVKIDQSFVRDVLTDPNDATIVRTILALAQSLDLEVVAEGVETTGQLAFLRLHGCAEFQGYLFGRPGPMENIDAYLHPGH from the coding sequence ATGGATTTTCTGGCACCCGGTGACGAGGGCGCGCAGGCGCCCTGGGTGCACGCACGTTGGCAGCCTTTTTTCGAGATGCTGCCTCTGGCCCTGATGGAGTTCCAGCTGGAAGGCGTGCGCCTGGTGCTGGTGGCAGCGAACGCGGCTGCGCGGCGCATGCCCGGGCTGGGCGCGGTGCGCGGCCCCGGCACCGATGCCGCAGAGGTGTTTGACCCATTGCAGCGCACGGGCATCGTCGCGCAACTGTGCGCGGTGGCGCGGGTGGGCGTGCCGCTGGAGTGCCGCCCGATCGTGCGCGAGCCGGGGCGCCCGGTGCTGGCCTGGGAGTTGTCGGCCCGCCGTGTGGCCAGTGTCGGCAGCAACAGCATCATGGTGACGGTGCACGATGTCTCCGAGGCCGAAAACCTGCGTGCCGCGCTGGCCGCATCCGAGCGCGCTCTGCAAGACGCGCGCCGTGAGCTGCACGAGCAAAGCGATGTCTTCAACACCATGGAGAGCCTGGCGCGCACTGGCCATTGGCGGCAGATTGAAGACCCGGGCGAAACCGTGCTGCTGTGGTCTCCCGGTCTGTGTGATATCTCCGGGTTTGAGCGCCAGGAGTGGGTGGGCCTTGAGCGTGCGCTGAGCGGCATCCTGCCGGAGGACCGGCAGGTTTTCGAGCAGGCGCGCAAGCAGGGAGCGGGCACCAACGTCGAATACCGCTGGCGCCGCCCGGACGGAGAGATCCGCTGGATGCGATCGCGCATGCGCCACGCGCGGGCTGGCGACGGCGTGCGGGTGGAGATGGGCGTGGTGCAGGACGTGACCGACGAGCGCCGCGCCGCAGAGCGGCTGCGCGAGCAGTTGCTGTTCATCCAGCGCATTGCCAGCCGCATTCCGGGGTTCATCTACGAATACCGGCTGCACACCGACGGTGTCAGTCGCATGCAATACATCAGCGACGCGGTGCGCGAGTTCATGGGCGTCAATCCCGAGGATGTGGTCCGTGACCATGAGGTGCTGATGCGCAGCATGCTGCCCCAGGATGCTGCCCTCGTGCGGCAAGCGGTTGCGGCTTCGCTGCCCAATCTGGTGCCCTTGCAGTGTGAATACCGGGTTGCCATGCCCGACGGCAGCGTGCGCTGGCATATCACCAATGCCATTCCCCATCGAGAGGCCGATGGCTCGGTCGTGTGCCACGGCTTCACCATGGACATTACCGACCGCAAACGCGCAGAGCAGGAGATAGAGCGCCTGGCGTTTTACGACGCGCTCACGGGCCTGCCCAACCGGCGCCTGCTGCTCGACCGGCTGCAGCGCGCGGTGGCGGGCAGCGCGCGCACGCGCCAGCTGGGCGCCCTGCTGTTCATTGATCTGGATAATTTCAAGTACCTGAACGACACCCTGGGGCACGACATGGGCGACCAGCTCTTGTCGCAGGTGGCGGCGCGGCTGGCGGCCTGCGTGCGCGAGACCGACACCGTGGCCCGCTTTGGCGGCGACGAATTCGTCGTCATGCTGGAAACCCTTCGCCCCGGCTTGTCCGAGGCCACCAGCCATGCGGAAGCCGTTGCCGAAAAGCTGCTGGCCAGCCTGAACCAGCCCTTTGATCTGGGCGGCCAGCAACACTACAGCACCCCCAGCATTGGCATCACCTTGTTTGGAGACGAGCGCCTGTCGGTGGACGAATTGCTCAAGCGGGCAGACCTGGCCATGTACCAGGCCAAGGCCGCAGGCCGCAACACCCAGCGATTCTTTGACCTGGACATGCAGGCCGCGGTCAACGCCCGCTCCAACCTGGAGGCTGACCTGCGCCAGGGCCTGGCGCGCGGCGAGCTGCGCGTGCACTACCAGCCTGTGGTGGACCACCACGCCCGCCTGGTGGGTGTCGAGGCGCTGGTGCGCTGGTGCCACCCGGTGCGCGGCATGGTCGGCCCCGCCGAGTTCATTCCCCTGGCCGAGCAGACCGGATTGATTTTGCCGCTGGGGCAGTTCGTGCTGCAGACCGCGTGTGCACAGTTGCAGCGCTGGGGTGAACACGAGGGAACCCGCCACCTCTCGATCGCCGTCAACGTCAGCGCGCGCCAGTTTCGCCAGCCCGGCTTTGTGAGCGGCGTGCTGCAAACGCTGGCAGACTGCGGTGCCAACCCGGCCAGGCTCAAGCTCGAACTCACCGAAAGCCTGCTGCTGGGCGACATCGAAGACACCATTGCGCGCATGGAGCAGCTCCAGCGCGAAGGCGTGGGGTTTTCACTTGACGACTTTGGCACCGGCTACTCCAGCCTGGGCTACCTCAAGCGGCTGCCGATCGACCAGGTCAAGATCGACCAGAGCTTTGTGCGCGACGTG
- a CDS encoding ATP-binding protein: protein MTIKPWREVAHPHKDVLEGTFKQSEFAADISQVHAGTAEPEYQDAEKFFARTFITEGMRLLLQSVAERLSGRGGDPVIQLQTAFGGGKTHTLLAVYHLASRQCPTEKLAGIPPILDAAGVTSLPQARVAVIDGIKFSPSLPRSHAGTTVNTLWGDLAVQLLGAEGYALLADADQAGTSPGKDVLTTLLQRAAPCVVLLDELVAYVRQLEPGKSYPGGTFDSNITFIQALTEAMKSVPNAILLASLPQSETEAAGTQGQRALDVLEKYFGRVESVWKPVAAEEAFEIVRRRLFDTVGDPAQVNATARAFGELYRQNPTKFPSETQEARYEERIAHAYPIHPEVFDRLYEDWSTLDKFQRTRGVLQYMAIVIHRLWDSRDKDPLIMPGSLPLDDALVRNKSIHYLPNGWEPVIEREMDGPRSAAADIDGHDTRFGSLQAARRVARTIFLGSAPSNAAQAVRGIRVDGILLGAVQPGQAVGTYEDVIKRLRDRLHYLYGEKDSYWFDTRPNLRREMESRKANLKDADDVMPLLRDRVGRVFTKGNHFAAIHVFVPSADVPDEFGLGPRLVVLPPNAGYRKQDESLALLAATEVLEKRGDAPRLKRNRLIFLAPDGDAVQRLRDAVRTYLAWKSIVEDVQNRRIDLGTYQADQAKRAMDGAEDGVKQMVRETYRWLMVPTEEMVRGKLALRWEAVALSASAPSVVDAIESKLKEEEWLVSAWSPVHLNRMLNQWYFKEGVTEVSALKVWQDSCQYLYLPRLLNSDVFVQAVTAGCATRDGFGYAAGKDGDRWLGFSFGHSALVTMDADTVLISQAAAIEYQQKLDAEQRERAAHQALPANVGSGVPGAPVPGQRPVASKSEATTAATAAVALLNRFFGLVEVDATTATMDFSTIVNEVIQHFAAQSGVDVTVTVEIEARTRDGFEAGLQRTIKENCGVLKFRSANFEQE from the coding sequence ATGACCATCAAACCTTGGCGCGAAGTCGCCCACCCCCACAAGGACGTGCTGGAAGGCACTTTCAAGCAAAGCGAATTCGCGGCTGACATCTCGCAGGTGCACGCAGGCACGGCAGAGCCTGAGTACCAGGACGCCGAGAAGTTCTTTGCCCGCACCTTCATCACCGAAGGCATGCGCCTGTTGCTGCAAAGTGTGGCCGAGCGTTTGTCGGGGCGGGGCGGTGACCCGGTCATCCAGCTGCAAACGGCCTTTGGTGGCGGTAAGACCCATACGCTGCTGGCGGTGTACCACCTGGCCAGCCGTCAGTGCCCCACAGAGAAGCTGGCGGGTATCCCGCCGATTCTGGATGCCGCAGGCGTGACCTCTTTGCCGCAGGCGCGCGTGGCGGTGATTGATGGCATCAAGTTCTCGCCCAGTCTGCCCCGTTCGCATGCGGGCACCACGGTGAACACGCTGTGGGGCGATTTGGCTGTGCAGTTGCTGGGGGCCGAGGGCTATGCGCTGCTGGCCGACGCCGATCAGGCGGGCACATCCCCAGGTAAAGACGTACTGACGACGCTGTTGCAACGCGCGGCCCCTTGCGTGGTGCTGCTGGACGAACTGGTTGCCTATGTGCGCCAGTTGGAGCCCGGCAAGAGCTACCCAGGCGGCACGTTTGACAGCAACATCACCTTCATTCAGGCGCTGACCGAGGCGATGAAGAGCGTGCCCAACGCCATCTTGCTGGCATCGCTGCCGCAGTCAGAAACCGAGGCGGCAGGCACGCAGGGCCAGCGCGCGCTGGATGTGCTGGAAAAATATTTTGGCCGCGTCGAATCGGTCTGGAAGCCGGTGGCAGCGGAAGAGGCCTTCGAGATTGTGCGCAGGCGGCTGTTTGACACCGTGGGCGACCCAGCGCAGGTGAACGCCACGGCGCGGGCTTTTGGCGAGCTGTACCGCCAGAACCCGACCAAGTTCCCCAGCGAGACGCAGGAGGCGCGCTACGAGGAGCGCATTGCGCACGCCTACCCCATTCACCCCGAGGTGTTTGACCGGCTGTACGAGGACTGGTCCACGCTGGACAAGTTTCAGCGCACGCGCGGGGTGTTGCAGTACATGGCCATCGTCATCCACAGGCTGTGGGACAGCCGTGACAAAGACCCGCTCATCATGCCGGGTTCGTTGCCCCTGGACGATGCGCTGGTGCGCAACAAGAGCATCCATTACCTGCCCAACGGCTGGGAGCCGGTGATTGAACGCGAAATGGATGGCCCGCGTTCAGCAGCGGCAGACATTGACGGGCATGACACCCGGTTTGGCAGCTTGCAAGCCGCGCGGCGCGTGGCGCGAACCATCTTCTTGGGGAGTGCGCCGTCTAACGCTGCGCAGGCTGTGCGCGGCATTCGGGTGGATGGCATTTTGCTGGGCGCCGTGCAGCCAGGGCAGGCGGTGGGTACGTATGAGGATGTCATCAAACGCCTGCGGGATCGGCTGCATTACCTCTACGGCGAAAAGGACAGCTACTGGTTTGACACGCGCCCCAACCTGCGCCGCGAGATGGAAAGCCGCAAGGCCAACCTGAAAGACGCTGACGACGTGATGCCGCTGCTGCGCGACCGCGTGGGCAGGGTGTTTACTAAGGGCAACCACTTTGCCGCCATCCATGTGTTTGTGCCGTCTGCGGATGTGCCCGATGAGTTTGGCCTGGGGCCACGGCTGGTGGTGTTGCCGCCCAATGCAGGTTACCGCAAGCAAGATGAGTCGTTGGCCTTGTTGGCTGCCACCGAGGTGCTGGAAAAGCGGGGCGATGCACCACGGCTGAAACGCAACCGCCTGATTTTCCTGGCGCCCGATGGTGATGCCGTGCAGCGCCTGCGCGATGCCGTGCGAACCTATCTGGCATGGAAGTCCATCGTGGAAGACGTGCAAAACCGCCGTATCGATCTGGGTACCTACCAGGCCGATCAGGCCAAGCGCGCGATGGACGGTGCTGAGGATGGTGTCAAACAGATGGTGCGCGAGACCTATCGCTGGCTGATGGTGCCCACCGAAGAGATGGTGCGGGGCAAGCTGGCTTTGCGCTGGGAGGCCGTGGCCTTGTCGGCGTCTGCACCGAGCGTGGTCGATGCGATTGAAAGCAAGCTCAAAGAAGAAGAATGGCTGGTGAGTGCTTGGTCGCCCGTCCATCTGAACCGGATGCTGAACCAGTGGTACTTCAAAGAGGGCGTCACCGAAGTCTCGGCTTTGAAGGTGTGGCAAGACAGTTGCCAGTACCTGTACCTGCCGCGCCTGCTGAACTCTGATGTGTTTGTGCAGGCAGTGACGGCAGGTTGCGCCACCCGTGACGGGTTTGGCTACGCGGCAGGCAAGGATGGTGACCGTTGGTTGGGGTTTTCCTTCGGCCATTCTGCTTTGGTCACCATGGATGCCGACACCGTGCTCATTAGCCAGGCTGCGGCCATCGAGTACCAACAGAAGCTGGACGCGGAGCAGCGCGAGCGTGCAGCACACCAAGCGTTGCCTGCCAATGTCGGCAGCGGTGTGCCTGGCGCGCCAGTGCCCGGCCAGCGTCCGGTGGCGTCCAAGTCCGAGGCAACCACTGCGGCGACGGCTGCGGTGGCACTGCTCAATCGGTTCTTTGGACTGGTGGAGGTGGATGCCACAACAGCAACCATGGACTTTTCGACCATCGTGAACGAGGTGATTCAGCACTTTGCGGCCCAGAGCGGTGTGGACGTCACCGTCACCGTCGAAATCGAGGCCCGCACGCGCGATGGTTTTGAGGCAGGCTTGCAGCGGACCATCAAGGAGAACTGCGGGGTGCTGAAATTCCGCTCCGCCAACTTCGAGCAGGAATAG
- a CDS encoding AAA family ATPase, whose product MLKALKVSNFTVFGSDVEFMFSPGLNVIVGENGAGKTHVLKLGYLFSRAWPDLTAQRLAVNKERAQAYLAERLADLFQVSDLSALIRRNTKGGAVLQAQVDGHIPTVQVRMPDEPEFTSPGLPEAMPWKVQIQRKDQSGLLKATVLPDEVPDAAARNAFLPQQVLVPSKEMVSLFKGLIGLFDKYRDFPLDISYRDLAVAMSTLEPRDRPPLMSDVAQRMQSLLGGDLKLEKGELVFERADGSQMDISLMAEGYRKLAMLIYLLRYGVVERGSTLFWDEPEANLNPAALKLLAEALYALGSAGVQVVVATHSLFLLREFEILQMGSAQGHARLVPNKYFGLGRQKKDGPVSVTQSTDIADIEPLVLLDESLQQSDRYMEANP is encoded by the coding sequence ATGCTCAAAGCACTCAAAGTCAGTAATTTCACCGTGTTCGGCAGCGACGTGGAGTTCATGTTTTCACCAGGCTTAAACGTCATCGTTGGCGAGAACGGTGCGGGCAAGACCCATGTGCTCAAACTGGGCTACCTGTTTTCGCGTGCGTGGCCCGATCTCACAGCCCAACGGCTTGCGGTGAACAAGGAGCGTGCGCAGGCGTACTTGGCGGAGCGCCTGGCTGACTTGTTTCAAGTGTCCGATCTTTCGGCCTTGATACGACGCAACACCAAAGGCGGCGCGGTATTGCAAGCACAGGTCGATGGCCACATTCCCACCGTGCAGGTTCGCATGCCGGATGAGCCGGAGTTCACCTCACCAGGGTTGCCGGAAGCCATGCCGTGGAAGGTGCAGATTCAACGAAAGGACCAGTCTGGACTGCTCAAAGCCACGGTGCTGCCAGACGAAGTGCCAGACGCCGCAGCACGGAATGCTTTTTTGCCGCAGCAGGTGCTGGTGCCCAGTAAGGAGATGGTTTCCCTGTTTAAGGGGTTGATCGGACTGTTCGACAAGTACCGTGACTTCCCGTTGGACATCAGCTACCGCGATTTGGCCGTCGCCATGTCCACATTGGAGCCACGCGACAGACCGCCTTTGATGTCGGATGTAGCCCAGCGCATGCAGAGCCTATTGGGCGGAGACTTGAAGTTGGAAAAGGGAGAGTTGGTCTTCGAGCGCGCTGACGGATCGCAAATGGACATTTCTTTGATGGCAGAGGGCTATCGCAAGCTGGCCATGCTCATTTATCTGCTGCGTTACGGCGTGGTGGAGCGTGGCTCTACCTTGTTTTGGGACGAGCCAGAGGCCAACCTAAACCCCGCCGCGTTGAAGCTGCTGGCCGAGGCCTTGTATGCACTGGGTAGCGCTGGGGTTCAGGTGGTTGTGGCTACGCACAGTCTCTTCTTGCTGCGCGAGTTCGAGATTTTGCAGATGGGTTCAGCGCAAGGACATGCCCGCTTGGTTCCTAACAAGTACTTTGGATTGGGTCGCCAGAAGAAAGATGGCCCGGTTTCCGTGACTCAAAGCACGGACATCGCTGACATCGAGCCTCTGGTTCTGCTGGATGAGAGCTTGCAGCAGAGCGACAGGTACATGGAGGCGAACCCATGA